In Ovis canadensis isolate MfBH-ARS-UI-01 breed Bighorn chromosome 3, ARS-UI_OviCan_v2, whole genome shotgun sequence, one DNA window encodes the following:
- the AGBL5 gene encoding cytosolic carboxypeptidase-like protein 5 isoform X1, which yields MELRCGGLLFSSRFDSGNLAHVEKVESVSNDGEGVAGGASASTSSIASSPDYEFNVWTRPDCAETEFENGNRSWFYFSVRGGTPGKLIKINIMNMNKQSKLYSQGMAPFVRTLPTRPRWERIRDRPTFEMTETQFVLSFIHRFVEGRGATTFFAFCYPFSYSDCQDLLSQLDQRFLENSPTHSSPLDTIYYHRETLCYSLDGLRVDLLTISSCHGLREDREPRLEQLFPDASTPRPFRFTGKRIFFLSSRVHPGETPSSFVFNGFLDFILRPDDPRAQTLRRLFVFKLIPMLNPDGVVRGHYRTDSRGVNLNRQYLKPDAVLHPAIYGAKAVLLYHHVHSRLNSQSPSEHQHSSHLPPDAPLSDPEKADSLQNRAHLGRSSSGDKPEAWTQTEAAEQKPNSVWITPQESAEVEQPAPDAIPPRESGVAYYVDLHGHASKRGCFMYGNSFSDENTQVENMLYPKLISLNSAHFDFQGCNFSEKNMYARDRRDGQSKEGSGRVAIYKASGIIHSYTLECNYNTGRSVNSIPAACHDNGRASPPPPPAFPSRYTVELFEQVGRAMAIAALDMAECNPWPRIVLSEHSSLTNLRAWMLKHVRSSRGLSTTVNMSVSKKRGSRTPPRSNNGLPVSCSENTLSRTRSFSTGTSAGGSSSSQQNSPQMKNSPSFPFHGSRPAGLPGLGSSTQKVSHRVLGPVREPRSQDRRQRHQPVTHRPTSSSLAPSPTPASSNLASSHMGSCLLPNSLSISGSSCSFLSSGDKTEAVMVIGKGLLGAGPRIPCIRTRLQARPRLAQGSPPTRRGMRGSSGPTSPIPQTKKNSEPELGPRCTPRLPQAGPPRPRSAPAFSPISCSLSGSQSRICYSGGPLGQTEVCFVPKSPPFTVSPRV from the exons ATGGAGCTGCGCTGTGGGGGATTGCTGTTCAGTTCTCGCTTTGATTCAGGGAACCTAGCCCATGTGGAGAAGGTGGAATCTGTGTCTAATGATGGGGAAGGAGTAGCGGGTGGGGCATCAGCCTCCACCAGCAGCATTGCTTCTTCTCCTGACTATGAATTCAATGTGTGGACCCGACCAGACTGTGCTGAAACAGAATTTGAGAATGGGAACAG GTCGTGGTTCTACTTCAGCGTCCgaggaggaactccagggaaacTCATCAAGATCAATATCATGAACATGAACAAGCAAAGCAAGCTGTATTCCCAGGGCATGGCTCCTTTTGTGCGTACACTGCCCACTCGGCCACGCTGGGAACGCATTAGAGACCGGCCCACCTTTGAG ATGACAGAGACACAGTTTGTGTTATCCTTCATTCACCGTTTCGTGGAAGGCCGTGGGGCTACCACCTTCTTCGCCTTCTGCTACCCGTTCTCCTACAGTGACTGCCAGGATTTGCTAAGCCAGCTAGACCAGCGCTTTCTGGAGAACAGCCCTACCCACAGCAG CCCCCTGGATACCATCTATTACCACCGGGAGACCCTCTGCTATTCTCTGGATGGACTTCGTGTAGATCTACTGACGATCAGTTCCTGCCATGGGCTTCGAGAAGATCGAGAGCCCCGTCTAGAGCAGCTATTTCCTGATGCCAGCACCCCCCGACCATTCCGTTTCACAGGCAAGAGA ATATTCTTCTTAAGCAGTAGGGTACACCCCGGGGAGACTCCATCTAGCTTTGTCTTCAACGGTTTTCTGGACTTCATTCTTCGACCTGACGACCCCCGGGCCCAAACCCTACGTCGCCTGTTTGTCTTTAAGCTGATTCCCATGTTGAATCCTGATGGGGTCGTCCGGGGTCACTACCG CACAGACTCGCGTGGAGTGAATCTGAACCGTCAGTACCTGAAGCCTGATGCAGTCCTGCACCCGGCCATCTATGGGGCTAAAGCTGTGCTTCTCTACCACCACGTGCATTCCCGGCTGAACTCCCAGAGTCCCTCTGAGCACCAGCACagttcccatctccctcctgatGCTCCCCTCTCTGACCCTGAGAAAGCTGACAGTCTCCAAAACAGAGCTCACCTTGGGCGCTCGTCCAGCGGGGATAAACCTGAGGCGTGGACACAGACTGAGGCAGCCGAGCAGAAGCCCAACAGCGTGTGGATTACGCCACAGGAGTCAGCTGAGGTGGAACAGCCGGCCCCTGATGCCATCCCCCCAAGAGAGAGTGGTGTTGCTTACTACGTGGACCTGCACGGACATGCTTCCAAAAGGGGCTGCTTCATGTATGGAAACAGCTTTAGTGACGAGAACACCCAG GTGGAAAATATGCTGTATCCAAAGCTCATCTCCTTGAACTCAGCCCACTTTGACTTCCAGGGCTGCAATTTCTCAGAGAAGAACATGTATGCCCGAGACCGCAGAGATGGCCAGTCTAAAGAGGGAAGCGGCCGGGTTGCAATCTACAAAGCCTCAGGGATAATCCACAG CTACACACTTGAATGCAACTACAACACTGGACGCTCAGTAAACAGCATCCCTGCCGCCTGCCATGACAACGGGCGTgccagcccccctcccccgccggcCTTCCCTTCCAGATACACTGTGGAACTGTTTGAGCAG GTGGGACGAGCTATGGCCATTGCAGCTCTGGACATGGCGGAGTGCAACCCGTGGCCCCGGATCGTGCTGTCAGAGCACAGCAGCCTAACAAACCTCCGGGCCTGGATGCTGAAACACGTGCGCAGCAGCCGAGGCCTGAGCACCACTGTGAACATGAGCGTCAGCAAGAAGAGAGGCTCTCGAACCCCACCCAGAAGTAACAA CGGACTGCCTGTTTCCTGCTCTGAAAACACCTTGAGCCGCACACGAAGTTTTAGTACTGGCACAAGTgctggtggcagcagcagcagccagcaaaATTCTCCACAGATGAAGAACTCCCCCAGCTTTCCTTTTCATGGCAGCCGGCCTGCGGGGCTGCCAGGCCTGGGCTCTAGCACCCAAAAGGTCAGCCACCGGGTGCTGGGCCCCGTCAGAG AGCCCCGAAGCCAGGACAGGAGACAGCGGCATCAGCCAGTGACCCATCGCCCTACTTCAAGCAGCCTGgccccatccccaactcctgctAGTTCTAACCTAGCCTCTTCACACATGGGCTCCTGCCTACTGCCCAACTCACTCAGCATATCAG GAAGCAGCTGCTCATTCCTGTCTTCAGGAGACAAGACAGAGGCTGTCATGGTGATTGGGAAAGGTCTGCTGGGGGCTGGACCTCGGATCCCCTGTATTAGGACCCGACTACAG GCTAGGCCCAGGTTGGCCCAGGGCTCACCGCCGACTCGCAGAGGGATGAGAGGCTCTTCGGGCCCCACATCCCCTATCCCCCAGACCAAGAAGAACAGTGAGCCGGAGCTGGGACCCCGCTGCACACCACG GCTGCCTCAGGCCGGGCCCCCACGGCCCCGCTCCGCCCCCGCCTTTTCTCCTATTTCCTGTAGTCTGTCTGGCTCCCAGTCTCGGATTTGTTATAGTGGGGGGCCCTTGGGCCAAACCGAGGTTTGTTTTGTCCCTAAATCTCCCCCATTCACTGTTTCTCCCCGGGTCTGA
- the AGBL5 gene encoding cytosolic carboxypeptidase-like protein 5 isoform X2, whose protein sequence is MELRCGGLLFSSRFDSGNLAHVEKVESVSNDGEGVAGGASASTSSIASSPDYEFNVWTRPDCAETEFENGNRSWFYFSVRGGTPGKLIKINIMNMNKQSKLYSQGMAPFVRTLPTRPRWERIRDRPTFEMTETQFVLSFIHRFVEGRGATTFFAFCYPFSYSDCQDLLSQLDQRFLENSPTHSSPLDTIYYHRETLCYSLDGLRVDLLTISSCHGLREDREPRLEQLFPDASTPRPFRFTGKRIFFLSSRVHPGETPSSFVFNGFLDFILRPDDPRAQTLRRLFVFKLIPMLNPDGVVRGHYRTDSRGVNLNRQYLKPDAVLHPAIYGAKAVLLYHHVHSRLNSQSPSEHQHSSHLPPDAPLSDPEKADSLQNRAHLGRSSSGDKPEAWTQTEAAEQKPNSVWITPQESAEVEQPAPDAIPPRESGVAYYVDLHGHASKRGCFMYGNSFSDENTQVENMLYPKLISLNSAHFDFQGCNFSEKNMYARDRRDGQSKEGSGRVAIYKASGIIHSYTLECNYNTGRSVNSIPAACHDNGRASPPPPPAFPSRYTVELFEQVGRAMAIAALDMAECNPWPRIVLSEHSSLTNLRAWMLKHVRSSRGLSTTVNMSVSKKRGSRTPPRSNNGLPVSCSENTLSRTRSFSTGTSAGGSSSSQQNSPQMKNSPSFPFHGSRPAGLPGLGSSTQKVSHRVLGPVRGKLVWEPLQQVFGCLGHCWGK, encoded by the exons ATGGAGCTGCGCTGTGGGGGATTGCTGTTCAGTTCTCGCTTTGATTCAGGGAACCTAGCCCATGTGGAGAAGGTGGAATCTGTGTCTAATGATGGGGAAGGAGTAGCGGGTGGGGCATCAGCCTCCACCAGCAGCATTGCTTCTTCTCCTGACTATGAATTCAATGTGTGGACCCGACCAGACTGTGCTGAAACAGAATTTGAGAATGGGAACAG GTCGTGGTTCTACTTCAGCGTCCgaggaggaactccagggaaacTCATCAAGATCAATATCATGAACATGAACAAGCAAAGCAAGCTGTATTCCCAGGGCATGGCTCCTTTTGTGCGTACACTGCCCACTCGGCCACGCTGGGAACGCATTAGAGACCGGCCCACCTTTGAG ATGACAGAGACACAGTTTGTGTTATCCTTCATTCACCGTTTCGTGGAAGGCCGTGGGGCTACCACCTTCTTCGCCTTCTGCTACCCGTTCTCCTACAGTGACTGCCAGGATTTGCTAAGCCAGCTAGACCAGCGCTTTCTGGAGAACAGCCCTACCCACAGCAG CCCCCTGGATACCATCTATTACCACCGGGAGACCCTCTGCTATTCTCTGGATGGACTTCGTGTAGATCTACTGACGATCAGTTCCTGCCATGGGCTTCGAGAAGATCGAGAGCCCCGTCTAGAGCAGCTATTTCCTGATGCCAGCACCCCCCGACCATTCCGTTTCACAGGCAAGAGA ATATTCTTCTTAAGCAGTAGGGTACACCCCGGGGAGACTCCATCTAGCTTTGTCTTCAACGGTTTTCTGGACTTCATTCTTCGACCTGACGACCCCCGGGCCCAAACCCTACGTCGCCTGTTTGTCTTTAAGCTGATTCCCATGTTGAATCCTGATGGGGTCGTCCGGGGTCACTACCG CACAGACTCGCGTGGAGTGAATCTGAACCGTCAGTACCTGAAGCCTGATGCAGTCCTGCACCCGGCCATCTATGGGGCTAAAGCTGTGCTTCTCTACCACCACGTGCATTCCCGGCTGAACTCCCAGAGTCCCTCTGAGCACCAGCACagttcccatctccctcctgatGCTCCCCTCTCTGACCCTGAGAAAGCTGACAGTCTCCAAAACAGAGCTCACCTTGGGCGCTCGTCCAGCGGGGATAAACCTGAGGCGTGGACACAGACTGAGGCAGCCGAGCAGAAGCCCAACAGCGTGTGGATTACGCCACAGGAGTCAGCTGAGGTGGAACAGCCGGCCCCTGATGCCATCCCCCCAAGAGAGAGTGGTGTTGCTTACTACGTGGACCTGCACGGACATGCTTCCAAAAGGGGCTGCTTCATGTATGGAAACAGCTTTAGTGACGAGAACACCCAG GTGGAAAATATGCTGTATCCAAAGCTCATCTCCTTGAACTCAGCCCACTTTGACTTCCAGGGCTGCAATTTCTCAGAGAAGAACATGTATGCCCGAGACCGCAGAGATGGCCAGTCTAAAGAGGGAAGCGGCCGGGTTGCAATCTACAAAGCCTCAGGGATAATCCACAG CTACACACTTGAATGCAACTACAACACTGGACGCTCAGTAAACAGCATCCCTGCCGCCTGCCATGACAACGGGCGTgccagcccccctcccccgccggcCTTCCCTTCCAGATACACTGTGGAACTGTTTGAGCAG GTGGGACGAGCTATGGCCATTGCAGCTCTGGACATGGCGGAGTGCAACCCGTGGCCCCGGATCGTGCTGTCAGAGCACAGCAGCCTAACAAACCTCCGGGCCTGGATGCTGAAACACGTGCGCAGCAGCCGAGGCCTGAGCACCACTGTGAACATGAGCGTCAGCAAGAAGAGAGGCTCTCGAACCCCACCCAGAAGTAACAA CGGACTGCCTGTTTCCTGCTCTGAAAACACCTTGAGCCGCACACGAAGTTTTAGTACTGGCACAAGTgctggtggcagcagcagcagccagcaaaATTCTCCACAGATGAAGAACTCCCCCAGCTTTCCTTTTCATGGCAGCCGGCCTGCGGGGCTGCCAGGCCTGGGCTCTAGCACCCAAAAGGTCAGCCACCGGGTGCTGGGCCCCGTCAGAGGTAAGCTAGTCTGGGAGCCCCTGCAACAGGTGTTTGGTTGTTTGGGGCATTGCTGGGGGAAGTGA
- the OST4 gene encoding dolichyl-diphosphooligosaccharide--protein glycosyltransferase subunit 4, which produces MITDVQLAIFANMLGVSLFLLVVLYHYVAVNNPKKQE; this is translated from the coding sequence ATGATCACGGACGTGCAGCTCGCCATCTTCGCCAACATGCTGGGCGTGTCGCTCTTCCTGCTAGTCGTTCTCTATCACTACGTGGCTGTCAACAATCCCAAGAAGCAGGAATGA